The sequence TTCCCGGGTGCGTTTTTACTGTTACACCAGATGCCCACCAAAGTTTTTCGGCTGTATTAAAAGCATCTGTTGCAAGAGCCTCTGCACTAATGTTCCCCCCCCATATGAATTCAAAACATAAATTAATTAATATAACAATTATGCTTGGTATAATTAGGTGCCTCAATCCCTTAATAAAATGTCTTTTGAAATCTCCCCTTGTTTCTGCAATCTTGAGAGTATAACCTGACAACAAGAAAAATAGAGGCATATGAAAAGAAAAGATTATGTTGCGTGAATTACTTCCGAATGGCACTGTATGCCCAATAATGACCAAGATAATTGCTATCCCCTTGGCCACATCTTCCCAAGCAATTCGCCTCGGATCAATTCTAAATATCGCCTTTACACACTCCATCAATGAATTCCTTCCCCTTAATTGCTTGCCTAGAACAAATTTTCTCAAAAGAGCCTCTGATTATATCGTCAAAATATCCTCCGTTTTAATACGCTCCCTTCCCTTTTAATACGATTCCTACTGTTCTCCAAAGAAGGACGATATCAAGCCACGGTTCCCAGTTATGGACGTACCAAACGTCCATTTGGACTCGTTCGGGATAGCTGATATCGCTTCTGCCGCTGACCTGCCAGAGCCCTGTAATGCCTGGACGAACCATATAATATTCCGCAATATACTGCTCATATCGAGGAACTTCTTTTTCCGTGATGGGTCTTGGCCCTACAAGACTCATATCACCTTTGATGACATTGATAAGCTGAGGCAGTTCATCAAGACTTGTCTTGCGAAGGAAATTTCCGATTTTTGTGATGCGGGGATCGTCTTTTAACTTATAGTATTCATTAAACTCTTTTCTCGCTTCCGGATTTTCTGCCAGAACTTTCTGAAGAACCTCATCTGCATTGACGACCATACTGCGGAATTTATAGACACTGATTGCTTTATGATTCTTTCCCACTCGCTGGCTTCTATAAACAGCAGGCCCTTTAGAATCTATTTTGACCGCTATGGCAATACCTGCTAAAACAGGCAAAAGCACAATGATGCCAATAATAGAAAGAACTACATCCAGCACTCTTTTAATCAATTGGTTAGAACGAAGTGCCAAGTTATTCTTAATTCGAAGAACCATGACCTTCTGGTCGAAGAAAGACTCTACGCTGACGTTAGTCATCGGGACACCGACAAGATTCGGAACGACACCGATACTTTCCGTAATGGACTGTGCACGGAAAATCAAATCGGAAAGCTGATTCTGAGGGAGCCCCGGTGCAGCTATCAGTACAGATTTGACGCCTGTATTCTGGACAACCTTCTCCAGATCATCAAAACCGCCGAGAATGGGATGTGATTTTACATACTCCGTTTTCGGCGTATGATCTTCCAAAAAGCCTACGATACGGTAACGCATCCCTGCATCTTTTTCAAGTTCCTGGACGACAACATCTGCTGTTTCCCCCGCTCCGACAATAAGGACAGGCGTCTGGAAGAAACTCATCTTCTTCATCATTTTGCTTATGATGACACGAATAACGCAGAGAAGGCTATATGCAAGAACTCCATAAAGGATGACGAATAAACGGGAAACATCTCCGGAAACGTGTGTAAAGAACATAAGAACGACAGCAAAGACTATACCGCCCAAAGAAGCAAAAATCAGCTTTTTCGTTATTTCATACGTCAGGTATCTCCATGAATAAAGACCCTCATAAAAAATAAACGCCATGAATACTAAAGGCACCCATACATAAAGATAAGCAGGCGATACATGGAATACCGTTCTTGTTATTAGCTCATTTCTAATAAAAAGCGATAAAACACCTGCCAAAACAAGAGCCATATAATCTCCTGCCATGAAAAGAAGTCCCTGGATAAAGATGCTTCCTGTCTGTTTACCTAATTTTACTGATTCCATACCACACTGAACTTTTGAATCCATATGATCCCCCAGATCAAATTTGTTTCGTTTTAAAATACAAATATAACAATTATAAGTATATCATAGCCAAAATAACATAGCATTATGCTAAAACTACACACTAAAAATTATATAAGCCTCTAGTCTTCCTCTCTCACGATATAGAGCTGCCTCTTCTTTGTTTCCAGATAAATCTTTGCAATATAAAGTCCAATGACACCAAGACTCATGAGGACAAGACCACCAAGGAGCGTAATAATGCAGACAAGAGATGGCCAACCTGCCACTGGATCGCCTTCAATCAATGCGCGAATGAAAATCAGAATAAGCGCCAGGAAAGATACCCCGCACATAGCGATTCCAAGGACAGACGACAGGTACAGAGGAATCGTTGTATAAGCAAGAATCCCATCAACCGAATATTGGAAAAGCTTCCAAAAAGACCATTTCGTATGGCCAGCGCTTCTTTCAATATTCTCATAGGAAAGCCATTTCGTCTTAAAGCCAACCCAACTGAAGATCCCTTTAGAAAAGCGGTTATATTCCCCGTCCGACACGATAGCATTCACCATCTGGCGAGACATCATACGAAAGTCTCTTGCTCCATCGACAATCTGCGTTTTAGAAAGTTTATTGATGATCTTATAAAATTGCCTGGCAAAGAAAGAGCGGATAGCAGGCTCTCCCTTCCTGGTTGTTCTCTTCGTCGCTACGCAGTCATAATCCTCGATTGGATCATGCAAGAGCCGCCACATATCCGGAAGAAGGGCTGGAGGGTCCTGAAGATCCACATCCATCGTCGCCACGTAATCCCCCTTAGCCATAGAAAGCCCTGCATAAAGTCCTGCTTCTTTTCCGAAGTTTCTGGAAAAAGAAACATAATGAACCCGGGAATCCTTCCTATGAAGATCACGAAAAATCTCTATGGTCCGGTCCGTACTTCCGTCATCAATAAAACAGAACTCCAGCTCCGCATCGATCTCATCCTCATACCGTATGACTTCATCATAAAAAGTCTGAATCGTAGCCTCCTCATTAAAACAAGGCACCACCAATGATAACAACTGCATGGCCATTCTCCTATATTTCCAAATCAGGATAAGCGCTCCTATAAACACTTCCTAATCAATCAATAAACTATTTTCATAAGTCATGTATTTATTATAAATGCACTTCACCATACTGTCATTCTGAAAAGTGAAATAAAAGGAGATTGAATTAGATCTACTTTGATAATATCGACAAGAATGAGTGCGGAAGGTTTTGACCTGCCCCAGCGGGGAAGAATGCTCCATGCAAAAGCCGCACTCTTTCGAGTGCGGCTGTGGTTCAATCATTTTTATTTCAGTATAGATTTCAGGAATGCTTTTGTTCTCTCACTCTTTGGGTGTTCGAAGACTTGCTCGTGAGTAATTCATATCACTCACTGACTGTAAAAAACTGATTACTCACACGTTGATAATTTCCCTCTTAATCATAAGAGGCATTTGTATATTATCAGGAATTTTTCCACTTAAAGAGGCAAAATGTCTGAAACTACTCATCACTACTTAATCTGCTATTATACAGACCATTTATTATTTTCAGGTATTCACTAGCTATGTGAGAACTACTATATTCCGAGGCAAACTTTTCCGCAGTAGCATCCAATTCTTCTTTAGAAGCTGGATTTTCAAAATAGTGTTCAATAGCTTTTGCTAATGCATCTGCATCATCTGCAGGTGCATAATATCTCAACAACCCAAAGCTTACATCTTTCAAACACATCCCTTCGCTGCTAAGAACCGGAGCTTTCATTAATCCTGCCTCTATATTCCCCCTGCCAAATCCCTCAAACATTGATGTATTTACGAACAACTCTGCCATTGAATAATATTTATACAGTTCTTCATCACTTATGTGTTGTAATATTTTTATTCTATTATCAAGACCTCTTTCTTGAATATATTGCTTTAGTACAGTAGGATCCCCATATCCGATTAAAACAAGATCATGTTCTATTTTATCTTTCAATCTGTCAAATGCTTTAACTAATGTAATTTGATTTTTCCAAGGGAAAAAGCTATTGACAGACAAAATTATTTTTCTTTTCTTCACATGCTCAGGTATAGCAGAAACTTCAACCGGATTTCCTATGATATGCAGTCGTTCTTCCTTAATATCTTTGTATGTGTTCTTGATGTCCTCTTTTACGAATTTAGATATAGCTACAATTGCATCCGCCTTACTTAGCGAATAGCCAATACGTTTTTTCATGATATTTCTTCTTAAGCAACTAAAAGCCTCTGGATGCCAATTAAAAGGAAGATCATGCACTACCAAAACATTTTGAGCCTCTGCACACGTTGCGGTTGAAACCTTCGTATAAGGTACTATATATACATCTAAATGAAGTTGTTCCAAAATCTTAGGTAAAAAGTAAAACTCTCGACTTAGTTTGGAAATAATAGGCATTTCCTCACATATTGCGGGAACTATCTCGAACTGAATATTATTATATTTATATAGTGAAGATATATAGTCATGCATTTTTCGAGAAGTTAAAATCACTAATTCTTTCGCATTGTTCTCAATAAGCCCATCTATTAACTGTTTAATGAATAATCCAATTCCACTATTTAAATCATTAATACTGTTAACAGACGCAAAGTTTACTCCAATTCTCATTTTTTCACTCTTCCATATTTATCATCAAACCGTACAATATCATCTTCTCCAAGGTATTTCCCATTCTGCACCTCTATGATTTCGAGAGGAATTTTCCCGGGGTTCGATAAACGATGCCTGGTTCCAATTGGGATATAAGTACTTTCATTTTCTCTGAAAATAACCGTCTTATCATCTAGTGTTAATTGCCCGGTACCATGAATGACAGTCCAATGTCCGCTGCGATGATAATGCATCTGGAGACTCAGGCTTCCTCCTGGCTTGATTGAGATTTTCTTTACTTTATATCCATCCCCTTCGGAAAGTATCGTATAACTCCCCCATGGACGATACATTGTTACATTTTCAGATACCTCTGTTCTCTTTTTGCGTTTCAGTTCATTGACCAGATCTTTAACCTTTTGCGATTCACCCTTTCGTGCAACTAAAAGAACATCAGGCGTATCGACAATCATAAGATTTTCCAGCCCAATCCCCGTGATAAGCCTCTTGTCACCAAGGATCATTGTTTGTTTGCAGTCTTCTGTTACTATATCCCCTTGAAGAACATTTCCTTCTTCATCTTCCAGCATTTCAGATATAGAATCGAAACTTCCAATGTCATTCCAATAAATGGATTTCATGGGAATAACCGCAATTCTATCAGATTTCTCGGCCACCGCATAGTCAATCGATATATCCGGCATTTCAGAGAAATGGTTCAATGTCTCTTCAAGGCCTTTTTCTGAAATACTTTCTATTTCAGGGGCATAATTGGTTAATTCTGCTTCCATCAAACCTATTGAGAACATAAACATCCCACTGTTCCAGTAATAATTTCCCTGCTTTAGATAATTGACAGCTGTCTCTAAATCGGGCTTCTCTTTAAATGCACTAACCTTCTTAGCTGCACCAATAGATCTGGTGCGGATTTGTTAATACAGACAAATAAATATCATAAAAAATCTAATCGTACTTTAATCTTAATCATGCAGCCATTGGAGCTGCGTTGAATACTTCCATTGGAGCTAAAAGATGTAATTTGCGCTGAATGCGTTTGTTGTTGTAGAAGTAGATGTAGCCGTTGATCATGCTTACCACTGCTTTACGGCTGGTGAATTTACGTGTGTAGTAACGTTCGCGCTTCAGCATTCCCCAGAACCCTTCCATCAGACCGTTGTCTGCACAGCAGCCTACACGGGACATGCTGTGAACCAGTCCTGCTTTTTCAACAATCTTATGGAATCCGTTGCTTGTATACTGGAATCCGCGGTCGGTATGAATCATTGGATGTTCTCCAGGATTCTCTTTAAGTGCCTTTTCCATTGTCTCAAAAGCCAGTGCAGTATTGTTCCTGTCGCCGATGACATAAGAGACAATCCGGCGATCATGGCCGTCAATAATCGCGCTTAAATATAACTTGTGCAAAACTCCATCAGCAGTTGTGTACTTGAATTCAGTGACATCCGTCATCCATCTTGCATTGGACACGCCGGCATCAAAGTCACGGTTCAGCAGGTTTTCAAAAATGTACTTTGGATCCTTTGCGTTACGAGTGCAACCATCGGTCTTGTACTTGATCACGGACTTAATATTAA is a genomic window of Veillonellaceae bacterium containing:
- the wbaP gene encoding undecaprenyl-phosphate galactose phosphotransferase WbaP, whose amino-acid sequence is MDSKVQCGMESVKLGKQTGSIFIQGLLFMAGDYMALVLAGVLSLFIRNELITRTVFHVSPAYLYVWVPLVFMAFIFYEGLYSWRYLTYEITKKLIFASLGGIVFAVVLMFFTHVSGDVSRLFVILYGVLAYSLLCVIRVIISKMMKKMSFFQTPVLIVGAGETADVVVQELEKDAGMRYRIVGFLEDHTPKTEYVKSHPILGGFDDLEKVVQNTGVKSVLIAAPGLPQNQLSDLIFRAQSITESIGVVPNLVGVPMTNVSVESFFDQKVMVLRIKNNLALRSNQLIKRVLDVVLSIIGIIVLLPVLAGIAIAVKIDSKGPAVYRSQRVGKNHKAISVYKFRSMVVNADEVLQKVLAENPEARKEFNEYYKLKDDPRITKIGNFLRKTSLDELPQLINVIKGDMSLVGPRPITEKEVPRYEQYIAEYYMVRPGITGLWQVSGRSDISYPERVQMDVWYVHNWEPWLDIVLLWRTVGIVLKGKGAY
- a CDS encoding IS3 family transposase; this encodes MESLCRLSKVSRAAYYGWLNHIKSGRELLREKVAQEVMKTHQEYPDMGYRRINDWIKKDDNININVSDSLVLRIMRILNIKSVIKYKTDGCTRNAKDPKYIFENLLNRDFDAGVSNARWMTDVTEFKYTTADGVLHKLYLSAIIDGHDRRIVSYVIGDRNNTALAFETMEKALKENPGEHPMIHTDRGFQYTSNGFHKIVEKAGLVHSMSRVGCCADNGLMEGFWGMLKRERYYTRKFTSRKAVVSMINGYIYFYNNKRIQRKLHLLAPMEVFNAAPMAA
- a CDS encoding sugar phosphate nucleotidyltransferase is translated as MGAAKKVSAFKEKPDLETAVNYLKQGNYYWNSGMFMFSIGLMEAELTNYAPEIESISEKGLEETLNHFSEMPDISIDYAVAEKSDRIAVIPMKSIYWNDIGSFDSISEMLEDEEGNVLQGDIVTEDCKQTMILGDKRLITGIGLENLMIVDTPDVLLVARKGESQKVKDLVNELKRKKRTEVSENVTMYRPWGSYTILSEGDGYKVKKISIKPGGSLSLQMHYHRSGHWTVIHGTGQLTLDDKTVIFRENESTYIPIGTRHRLSNPGKIPLEIIEVQNGKYLGEDDIVRFDDKYGRVKK
- a CDS encoding glycosyltransferase family 2 protein; its protein translation is MFIGALILIWKYRRMAMQLLSLVVPCFNEEATIQTFYDEVIRYEDEIDAELEFCFIDDGSTDRTIEIFRDLHRKDSRVHYVSFSRNFGKEAGLYAGLSMAKGDYVATMDVDLQDPPALLPDMWRLLHDPIEDYDCVATKRTTRKGEPAIRSFFARQFYKIINKLSKTQIVDGARDFRMMSRQMVNAIVSDGEYNRFSKGIFSWVGFKTKWLSYENIERSAGHTKWSFWKLFQYSVDGILAYTTIPLYLSSVLGIAMCGVSFLALILIFIRALIEGDPVAGWPSLVCIITLLGGLVLMSLGVIGLYIAKIYLETKKRQLYIVREED
- a CDS encoding glycosyltransferase; the protein is MRIGVNFASVNSINDLNSGIGLFIKQLIDGLIENNAKELVILTSRKMHDYISSLYKYNNIQFEIVPAICEEMPIISKLSREFYFLPKILEQLHLDVYIVPYTKVSTATCAEAQNVLVVHDLPFNWHPEAFSCLRRNIMKKRIGYSLSKADAIVAISKFVKEDIKNTYKDIKEERLHIIGNPVEVSAIPEHVKKRKIILSVNSFFPWKNQITLVKAFDRLKDKIEHDLVLIGYGDPTVLKQYIQERGLDNRIKILQHISDEELYKYYSMAELFVNTSMFEGFGRGNIEAGLMKAPVLSSEGMCLKDVSFGLLRYYAPADDADALAKAIEHYFENPASKEELDATAEKFASEYSSSHIASEYLKIINGLYNSRLSSDE